The genomic region CCGTCAAGTACGATGTGTCCCGGACCTACACTTACAAGAGCTTCAACGCCAAACAGCAGGCTTGAAAGGGCAATGGTGTCTACAGAGCCGCTGTCGCTTTGAGTAGTACCGCCAAATTTAACTTCTGAATCACAGTCTCCCAGAATGATTCCTGACTGGATTCCTACAAACGGAGTAAGGGCTACTGTATTCTGTGCCAGAAGGATGTCATAGCCGAAAAGGGCTGCGATGTTAAAGGTGTTGCAGCTGAATGTTATTTCAACACCGTCTCCTTCAAATCCTACGACATTGTGAGCAAAACCGAATTCACCCTGAAGTACAATGTTGTTGGAGAATGTATTCTTAATAAGAAGAGTTACTCCTCCGCCGACTTCAGTTGTCGGATCTAAATCAACTACAAGGGCATCCTTCATGTCGCTGCCAAGTTCTGAGCCGACGCTGAAAGAAAGGTCTCCCCTTACGCCGATTGTAGAACTCTTTTCTGCTGTAACTGAACTTACAGCCAGAGCCATTCCCATTGCCAATGCAATAAATTTTTTCATACTCATCTCCTGAAAATAAAATTTATCTATACAAGTGTACCCCCCCCCCGGAAAATTCTGTCAAGAAAATAATGACCTGCAGCGGAAATGGTTATATTACGTTTCAAATTGAAGAAGTTGCCTAAAAAAGGTAGAATGTGCTCTATGTCTTTAGTAAGCCTTAAGAGCGTACATTACAAATATCCTCAAAGCAGGGAAGAAGCCCTTAACGATATAAGTTTTGAAATCAATAGCGGTGAATACATTGCACTTGCAGGGTTGAACGGTTCAGGAAAATCAACTCTTGCACGTATGATTGCAGGTTTTATTGAGCCTGAATCTGGAGAGCTTTCTTTAGAAAAAAATCTTCTTCCGGGGATTGTGTTTCAGCAGCCTAAGGAACAGATTGTTGCAGGAATCGTAGAACGGGATACTGCATTCGGTCCCCAGAATCTTAATATGTCAAAGGCAGAAATTGAACTTCGTACCATTGAGTGCCTTACGGTTGTGGGAATTGCAGACAAGGCTCTTAACCGGACCTTTGAACTTTCTTTGGGACAGACCCAGCGTCTTGCCTTCAGCGGAATTCTTGCACTGTTTCCATCCCTTCTTATACTGGATGAAGTTACTGCAATGCTTGATCCTCATGCCCGGGAAGAACTTGTTGAATTTATCCGTCAGTGGAATGCAAAAGGTCATACTGTAATTCACGTTACACATGATGAAGATGAAGTGCTTGCTGCTTCCCGTGTCATTGTGCTGGATAAAGGAAAAAAAATATTTGACGGTTCAAGTCAGGACTTTAAGAACACATCTGAAATACATGACATGCTTTTTGATAAATATTCATTAAAGGATATAAAAAAAGAAAAGCCTGCAGAAACAAAAGAAACATTCCTTAAAGTAAAAAATCTTTCCTTCAGTTATGAAGGATATGATGTATTTAAAAATCTTTCATTCGAATTAAAAAAAGGAACTCTTACTGCCCTTACAGGTCCGTCAGGCTGCGGTAAGTCAACTCTGTTTGAATGTCTTGCAGGATTGAAGAAGCCGTCTTCAGGAACAATAGAAAGTAAATGTATTCCGGCTCTTGCCCTTCAGGAAAGTGAAGCAGCCTTATTTGAACGTTATGCTGCTGACGATGTAGCTTTTGGTGCGGCAAATTCAGGAGTAAGGGGAAAAAAGCTTGTAAGCTGCGTAAAGCATGCAATGGCGATGGCAGGGCTTGATTATAAAACTTATGCGGACAGATCTTCCTTTAATTTAAGCGGCGGAGAAAAAAGAAAGCTTTCTATAGCCGGAATCATTGCCCTTAATAAAGATGTTCTTATTTTTGATGAGCCTACTTCTGCCCTTGACGGTGTTTCAAGAAAAACAGTTCTTTCTGCAATGAGAAAACTTGCTGACGAAGGAAAGACTGTACTTTTCAGCACGCACAGACTTGAAGAAGCGGATATTGCAGATACACATCTTTTGTGGTCTGAACTTACGGAAAAAAAATCTGATGAAGCAGAAACTGTCTGCAGCGAAAACTTAAAGCCTGTTGAAGCTTCTTCCAGTTCAGGGCTTCTTATTGCAATTCAAAAACTTACAGGGGCGCTTTCTGCTCCGGCTAAAGTTCCGGCTTCTGTAATCGGTCCATTGCCTGCATGGCTCAAGAGTTTTTTATTTCTGTCTATATTCTGCGTTTCTCTTGCGGTTCAGTCGGTGGGGCTTTGTGCACTTATGCTTTGTATGAATTTTATTTATGCAAAACTCAGTTCATTTCCATTACGAAAAGTTTTTGTAACGCTGAAGAAACTTCTTCCGCTGATATTATTTTTCCTTATTCTTGAATTTGTTTTTTATCCCGTACATACTGGAGATGAAGAAATATTCAGATGGAAGTTTTTTGTTCTTTCTGAATACAAAATATTTCTTGCAGTAAAAACTTTAATACGTGCCCTTTGTTCCGTAACCTGTATTGCAACTTTTATCAGTTCCACAAGCGAGAGGGAAATTCTTGACGGACTATCCGGACTTCTTCTTCCTTTTGCAAAAATTGGAATTCCTGTCAGATATCTTGTTCTTGTTACGGGAATAATTTTCAGGTTCATGCCGCTTTTATTAGATGAACTTTCTGCAATAATTAAAACACAGATTGTCCGGGGAACCTTTTCAAATGCTAAAGGTTTTAAGAAAATAAAAATACTTATTCCTCTGTTTGTACCGCTCATGCTTCAAACATTCAGAAAGGCACAGTTTCTGGCAGATGCCCTTACGGCCAGGTATTTTAAATAATTTTTTTTGAGAGGTTAGTATGGTTTTTAAATTTTTTACAATTCTGCTTACGGTTTTTATTGCCGAAATGGGAGATAAAACACAGCTGCTTCTTGTTGCTTTTTCTTCAAAATATAAAGTTCGTGATATAGTCTGCGGAACCGGTGCTGCGATTCTTGTTCTTAATGCACTGGCCGTTATGCTGGGATCTTTTGCAGGCAGTCTCATACCTTTATGGATTGTAAAGCTTTCTGCC from Treponema rectale harbors:
- a CDS encoding outer membrane beta-barrel protein; protein product: MKKFIALAMGMALAVSSVTAEKSSTIGVRGDLSFSVGSELGSDMKDALVVDLDPTTEVGGGVTLLIKNTFSNNIVLQGEFGFAHNVVGFEGDGVEITFSCNTFNIAALFGYDILLAQNTVALTPFVGIQSGIILGDCDSEVKFGGTTQSDSGSVDTIALSSLLFGVEALVSVGPGHIVLDGRYNLGLFPVMDDSSEIATFRALQLSAGYSWKLN
- a CDS encoding energy-coupling factor transporter ATPase, which codes for MSLVSLKSVHYKYPQSREEALNDISFEINSGEYIALAGLNGSGKSTLARMIAGFIEPESGELSLEKNLLPGIVFQQPKEQIVAGIVERDTAFGPQNLNMSKAEIELRTIECLTVVGIADKALNRTFELSLGQTQRLAFSGILALFPSLLILDEVTAMLDPHAREELVEFIRQWNAKGHTVIHVTHDEDEVLAASRVIVLDKGKKIFDGSSQDFKNTSEIHDMLFDKYSLKDIKKEKPAETKETFLKVKNLSFSYEGYDVFKNLSFELKKGTLTALTGPSGCGKSTLFECLAGLKKPSSGTIESKCIPALALQESEAALFERYAADDVAFGAANSGVRGKKLVSCVKHAMAMAGLDYKTYADRSSFNLSGGEKRKLSIAGIIALNKDVLIFDEPTSALDGVSRKTVLSAMRKLADEGKTVLFSTHRLEEADIADTHLLWSELTEKKSDEAETVCSENLKPVEASSSSGLLIAIQKLTGALSAPAKVPASVIGPLPAWLKSFLFLSIFCVSLAVQSVGLCALMLCMNFIYAKLSSFPLRKVFVTLKKLLPLILFFLILEFVFYPVHTGDEEIFRWKFFVLSEYKIFLAVKTLIRALCSVTCIATFISSTSEREILDGLSGLLLPFAKIGIPVRYLVLVTGIIFRFMPLLLDELSAIIKTQIVRGTFSNAKGFKKIKILIPLFVPLMLQTFRKAQFLADALTARYFK